In Streptomyces violaceusniger Tu 4113, one DNA window encodes the following:
- a CDS encoding DUF2231 domain-containing protein, translating into MSLTVVNGLPAHVLIVHFVVVLVPLSALAVVVGAIWPSAARRMGVALPLLALVTLACVPLATGAGEWLEKHVDSDALVRRHAELGDGLLPWAVALLVLAAVIWWTARRSAAAEAASGERTQAVASRYALLVRVAVAVLCVGVAAGAVVDVHRIGDSGAKAAWHDGFSKTAHGDRDHNG; encoded by the coding sequence ATGAGCCTCACCGTTGTCAACGGTCTGCCCGCACACGTCCTGATCGTGCACTTCGTCGTCGTGCTCGTTCCCCTGAGCGCACTGGCGGTCGTGGTCGGCGCCATATGGCCGAGTGCCGCCCGGCGCATGGGCGTTGCACTGCCACTCCTGGCATTGGTGACCCTGGCGTGTGTGCCGCTGGCCACGGGGGCCGGCGAGTGGCTGGAAAAGCACGTGGACAGCGACGCCCTGGTGCGCAGGCACGCCGAACTCGGCGACGGGTTGCTCCCCTGGGCTGTGGCCTTGTTGGTCCTCGCGGCGGTGATCTGGTGGACGGCCCGCAGGTCGGCCGCGGCGGAGGCCGCCTCCGGAGAGCGGACCCAGGCCGTCGCGTCGCGGTATGCGCTGCTAGTCCGTGTCGCGGTGGCGGTGCTGTGTGTCGGGGTGGCCGCGGGCGCAGTCGTGGACGTGCACCGGATCGGGGACTCCGGGGCGAAGGCCGCCTGGCACGACGGCTTCTCCAAGACCGCCCACGGCGACCGGGATCACAACGGCTGA
- a CDS encoding TIGR02679 family protein, giving the protein MSAPDAPAGHVDHERLTRLLGDPGCAWLLDRIRRRMERAEPLTGSVILAAPTDGERAAVERLLGRAPGGGRSLSIRLDAVDTILRRSGISPDGLATAVIALTGPVTLRSDARRREADAWHDAYTPLTGLCSERPELTDWGEHIRVSGLVRRLARGPETARALLTSTATALRSLPTDPAVSLPAFAARTLGDAHALDDGTPLATLVHSGIRALTGFPDGTGAEWRREAWASAGLLKDALSSTVLTLGLRGTPALDWATGTGEPAVLTLRQLTRTPPRTTPPVVHICENPTVLATAADTYGPACPPLICLQGQPSAAALTLLRHLHSHRARLLYHGDFDWGGIRIAAALLQRVPWRPWRYTTVDYRAAASRSPMAPSLTGTPATAPWDPNLRAALSELGVRIEEETVLDDLLTDLAP; this is encoded by the coding sequence ATGAGCGCACCCGACGCCCCCGCCGGGCACGTCGACCACGAGCGCCTCACCCGTCTCCTCGGCGATCCGGGCTGTGCCTGGCTGCTGGACCGGATACGCCGCCGCATGGAACGCGCCGAGCCACTCACCGGCTCGGTCATCCTGGCCGCGCCCACCGACGGCGAGCGGGCCGCCGTCGAGCGCCTGCTGGGCCGAGCCCCCGGCGGCGGGCGCTCGCTGAGCATCCGGCTCGACGCCGTCGACACCATCCTGCGCCGCTCCGGCATCAGCCCCGATGGCCTCGCCACCGCCGTCATCGCCCTCACCGGACCCGTCACCCTCCGCAGCGACGCACGCCGGCGGGAGGCGGACGCCTGGCACGACGCGTACACCCCGCTCACCGGTTTGTGCTCCGAGCGGCCCGAATTGACCGACTGGGGCGAGCACATACGCGTGAGCGGCCTCGTCCGCCGCCTCGCACGCGGCCCGGAGACCGCCCGGGCCCTGCTCACTTCCACCGCGACGGCGCTGCGGAGCCTGCCCACGGATCCGGCCGTCTCCCTCCCGGCCTTCGCCGCCCGCACCCTCGGCGATGCCCACGCCCTCGATGACGGCACCCCGCTCGCCACCCTCGTCCACTCCGGCATCCGCGCCCTGACCGGCTTCCCCGACGGCACCGGAGCCGAGTGGCGCCGCGAAGCATGGGCCTCCGCGGGCCTCCTCAAGGACGCCCTGTCCTCCACCGTCCTGACCCTGGGCCTACGCGGCACACCCGCGCTCGACTGGGCCACCGGCACCGGGGAACCCGCCGTGCTCACCCTGCGCCAGCTCACCCGCACCCCTCCCCGCACAACGCCCCCGGTGGTGCACATCTGCGAGAACCCGACCGTGCTCGCCACCGCGGCCGACACCTACGGCCCTGCCTGCCCACCCCTGATCTGTCTCCAGGGCCAGCCCTCGGCCGCCGCCCTCACCCTCCTGCGCCACCTGCACTCCCACCGGGCAAGGCTGCTCTACCACGGCGACTTCGACTGGGGCGGCATACGCATCGCCGCCGCCTTGCTGCAGCGCGTGCCCTGGCGCCCCTGGCGCTACACCACCGTCGACTACCGCGCCGCCGCCAGCAGAAGCCCCATGGCACCATCCCTGACGGGCACACCTGCCACCGCTCCCTGGGACCCGAACCTGCGGGCCGCCCTCAGCGAACTCGGCGTACGCATCGAGGAGGAAACCGTCCTCGACGATCTCCTGACCGACCTCGCACCCTGA
- a CDS encoding MerR family transcriptional regulator, producing the protein MRIGELATHAGMTKDTIRFYEKIGLVAGQRLANGYRDFPAETVTWLHYVRTAQTLGFSLAEIAQHGEKLSDAPDAAEALSALLEEKIRVIDTRMAELAVLRADLEERVGTGCPFRVADRAG; encoded by the coding sequence ATGCGTATCGGAGAGCTGGCCACGCACGCGGGTATGACCAAGGACACCATTCGTTTCTACGAGAAGATCGGCCTCGTCGCAGGTCAGCGGCTGGCGAATGGTTATCGCGACTTCCCGGCGGAGACAGTGACTTGGCTGCATTACGTCCGCACCGCACAAACGCTCGGCTTCTCGCTGGCCGAGATCGCACAGCACGGGGAGAAATTGAGCGACGCGCCGGATGCCGCTGAGGCGTTGTCTGCGCTGTTGGAGGAGAAGATCCGGGTCATCGACACGCGTATGGCCGAGCTTGCCGTTCTGCGGGCCGATCTCGAAGAGCGCGTCGGCACCGGATGTCCCTTCCGGGTGGCTGACCGGGCCGGCTGA
- a CDS encoding TIGR02680 family protein: MTALPDPTPGRWQPLRIGLVDLFHYDTEEFWFRDGRLLLRGNNGTGKSKVLALTLPFLLDGDLSARRVEPDADPGKRMEWNLLLGGRHPHPERLGYTWIEFGRRDQDSGQAHFRTLLCGLKAVAGRGIARHWYAVTDQRVGEELTLLDATGTALSRDRLAEAVAARGMVYDQAKAYRRAVDEALFGLGERRYAALVDLLIQLRQPQLSKRPNETALSRALTEALPPMDQAVIADVAEAFRSLDEEKEELRAAGEAERAASAFLDHYRRYARVATRRRARLPRSEHARYEQLHRDLSQARTDREEAERQRAEAAERIAQLEETSVRLTAQDAALRAGPEMRSARKLEQAAADARRTAGERARAETDRDQAAQANSRALGRLTGAEGRLAAAEQQVGNTLRQAGETARAARLDDVLGPHDAVPEAELRHAAEESVARRRRTLDHVEELAAGAEQAARERRAAARRLDEAQTEAAHTAERQAQAEASATQAGQDLVGAVREHLDRCTELDLPDPTGLLDALHDWGTHLHGPSPAREQPAAAHRGQAADLADQAAALGHRLAELAERCTAAERELAELEAGGQHGPEAPRTRTPGLRDRTPGAPLWKLIDFHDHVTPDERAGLEAALEASGLLDAWVCPDGTMLEASGHDVLLSPLPSHASPAGSVLADALRPAVDHGDPRATQVGEPAVSALLAAVGLGDTGAPGTWVAADGHFRIGALTGSWSKEAAVYVGEGAREEARRARIGTLRGELDALAASTARREAERATVAARRRTLDAELAAVPDDAPLRHAHAVAAAAADAAHRARTRQEERAAELTEAARREAEAATALTETADAVNLPADRPALTAVRQALADHTAALAALWPALRDRAEARRAVADEQAEAGRTGERVAELDQRMAEAARLAAAADEHHTTLRSTVGAAVAELERRLAETAGALATCERDQKQARHEYSAADRRAGRAEGRIEQLDKDVHEAAATRAEAIAALQRFAATGLLTVALPEAPVPPLDGGSWAATPAIGLARAIEAALSGTDDSEGAWERVQKRLSEEYKKLQDVLSRGGHSATARMTEDGMIVDLVYQGHGRAVPELAGALATEVQELTRILSAHEREILETHLLTEVAGTLQELIDTAERQVHAMNTELEQRPTSTGMKLRLIWRPSRKAPAGLAQARARLRQSADAWAAEDRAAVGEFLQVQIARAQAENATGSWLEVLTTALDYRAWHEFGIERHQHGTWVPATGPASGGERVLAVSVPLFAAASAHYATAAPHAPRLVTLDEAFAGVDDDSRAKCLGLLHAFDLDVVMTSEREWACYPQVPGIAIAQLSRVDDIAAVLVTRWQWDGAERARAPEPDRRLATVLAPAHSPGEPEPTPTENPAPGQDALWA; the protein is encoded by the coding sequence GTGACCGCCCTGCCCGACCCGACACCCGGCCGGTGGCAGCCGCTGCGCATCGGCCTGGTCGACCTCTTCCATTACGACACGGAGGAGTTCTGGTTCCGTGACGGCCGCCTGCTGCTGCGCGGCAACAACGGCACCGGCAAGTCCAAGGTGCTCGCCCTGACCCTGCCTTTCCTCCTGGACGGCGACCTGTCCGCCCGCCGGGTGGAACCCGACGCCGACCCGGGCAAGCGCATGGAGTGGAACCTGCTGCTCGGCGGCCGGCACCCGCACCCGGAGCGGCTCGGCTACACCTGGATCGAATTCGGCCGCCGCGACCAGGACTCGGGCCAGGCGCACTTCCGCACGCTGCTGTGCGGGCTGAAAGCGGTAGCGGGCCGCGGCATCGCCCGCCACTGGTACGCGGTCACCGACCAGCGCGTCGGTGAGGAGCTGACCTTGCTCGACGCCACCGGCACCGCGCTGTCGCGGGATCGCCTGGCCGAGGCCGTCGCCGCACGCGGCATGGTCTACGACCAGGCGAAGGCGTACCGCCGGGCGGTCGACGAGGCGCTGTTCGGGCTCGGCGAGCGGCGCTACGCCGCCCTGGTCGACCTGCTCATCCAGCTGCGCCAGCCCCAGCTGTCCAAGCGCCCCAATGAGACGGCGCTGTCCCGCGCGCTGACCGAGGCGCTGCCGCCCATGGACCAGGCGGTGATCGCCGATGTGGCCGAGGCGTTCCGCTCCCTGGACGAGGAGAAGGAGGAACTGCGAGCGGCCGGTGAGGCCGAACGGGCCGCTTCCGCCTTCCTCGACCACTACCGCCGCTACGCCCGCGTGGCCACCCGTCGGCGGGCCCGGCTGCCGCGCAGCGAACACGCCCGCTACGAACAGCTGCACCGTGACCTGTCCCAGGCGCGGACCGATCGGGAGGAGGCCGAGCGGCAACGGGCGGAGGCCGCGGAGCGGATCGCCCAGCTGGAGGAGACGTCCGTGCGGCTGACGGCCCAGGACGCCGCGCTGCGCGCGGGTCCGGAGATGCGCAGCGCCCGGAAGCTGGAGCAGGCGGCGGCCGATGCGCGGCGCACCGCCGGCGAGCGGGCCCGAGCGGAGACGGACCGGGACCAGGCCGCCCAGGCGAACTCCCGCGCCCTCGGCCGCCTGACGGGCGCCGAAGGGCGGCTGGCAGCGGCCGAGCAGCAGGTCGGGAACACGCTGCGCCAGGCAGGGGAGACGGCCCGGGCGGCCCGGCTCGACGACGTGCTGGGGCCCCACGACGCGGTCCCGGAGGCGGAACTGCGCCACGCGGCCGAGGAGTCGGTGGCACGCCGGAGGCGGACCCTCGACCACGTGGAGGAGCTGGCCGCGGGGGCCGAACAGGCCGCCCGCGAACGGCGGGCCGCCGCCCGCCGCCTGGACGAGGCCCAGACCGAGGCCGCCCACACCGCCGAACGCCAGGCCCAGGCGGAGGCGTCCGCCACACAGGCGGGCCAAGACCTGGTGGGTGCCGTACGCGAACACCTCGACCGGTGCACGGAACTGGACCTTCCCGACCCGACGGGGCTCCTGGACGCTCTGCACGACTGGGGCACGCATCTGCACGGCCCCAGCCCCGCCCGGGAGCAGCCCGCGGCAGCCCACCGCGGGCAGGCCGCGGACCTGGCCGACCAGGCCGCCGCACTCGGCCACCGGCTGGCCGAACTGGCCGAGCGGTGCACCGCGGCCGAAAGGGAGCTGGCGGAGCTGGAGGCCGGTGGCCAGCACGGGCCGGAGGCACCCCGCACCCGCACCCCGGGCCTGCGCGACCGGACTCCCGGAGCGCCTCTGTGGAAGCTGATCGACTTCCACGACCACGTCACTCCGGACGAACGGGCGGGGCTGGAGGCCGCGTTGGAGGCGTCCGGGCTCCTGGACGCGTGGGTGTGCCCGGACGGCACCATGCTGGAGGCGAGCGGGCACGACGTGCTGCTGTCCCCGCTGCCTTCGCATGCGTCGCCGGCCGGCTCCGTGCTCGCCGACGCGCTGCGGCCCGCCGTCGACCACGGCGATCCCCGGGCCACGCAGGTCGGTGAACCGGCCGTGTCCGCTCTCCTGGCGGCCGTCGGTCTCGGGGATACCGGTGCACCCGGCACGTGGGTGGCGGCGGACGGTCACTTCCGCATCGGCGCGCTGACCGGCAGCTGGTCGAAGGAGGCGGCCGTGTACGTGGGTGAAGGCGCCCGCGAGGAAGCACGCCGCGCCCGGATCGGCACCCTGCGCGGCGAACTGGACGCCCTGGCCGCCAGCACGGCACGCCGTGAAGCCGAACGCGCCACGGTGGCCGCGCGCCGGCGCACCCTGGACGCCGAACTGGCCGCCGTCCCCGACGACGCCCCCCTGCGCCACGCCCACGCGGTGGCCGCCGCAGCGGCGGACGCCGCCCACCGGGCCCGCACCCGCCAGGAGGAACGCGCGGCCGAACTCACCGAGGCGGCCCGCCGCGAGGCCGAAGCGGCCACCGCACTCACCGAGACGGCCGACGCCGTGAACCTGCCCGCCGACCGACCGGCCCTCACGGCCGTCCGCCAGGCCCTGGCCGACCACACGGCCGCCCTCGCCGCCCTGTGGCCGGCCCTGCGCGACCGGGCCGAGGCGCGACGCGCTGTCGCCGACGAGCAGGCGGAAGCCGGCCGGACCGGGGAACGGGTGGCCGAACTGGACCAGCGTATGGCCGAGGCGGCCCGGCTCGCCGCCGCCGCGGACGAACACCACACCACTCTCCGCTCGACCGTCGGCGCGGCTGTCGCCGAGCTGGAGCGCCGTCTGGCCGAAACCGCGGGTGCCCTCGCCACATGCGAGCGGGACCAGAAGCAGGCCCGTCACGAGTACTCCGCCGCGGATCGCCGCGCCGGCCGCGCCGAGGGCCGTATCGAGCAGCTGGACAAGGACGTCCATGAAGCGGCGGCCACGCGCGCCGAGGCCATCGCCGCGCTCCAGCGGTTCGCGGCCACCGGCCTGCTGACCGTCGCTCTGCCCGAGGCTCCCGTACCGCCGCTGGACGGCGGATCCTGGGCCGCCACCCCGGCGATCGGGCTCGCCCGGGCGATCGAGGCGGCACTGTCGGGTACGGACGACTCCGAGGGCGCCTGGGAACGCGTGCAGAAGCGGCTCAGCGAGGAGTACAAGAAGCTCCAGGACGTCCTCTCCCGGGGCGGCCACAGCGCCACGGCGCGCATGACCGAGGACGGGATGATCGTCGACCTCGTCTACCAGGGCCACGGGCGGGCCGTGCCCGAACTGGCCGGGGCCCTGGCCACCGAGGTCCAGGAGCTGACCCGCATACTGTCGGCGCACGAACGCGAAATCCTGGAAACCCACCTGCTGACCGAGGTCGCCGGCACCCTGCAGGAGCTGATCGACACTGCCGAGCGCCAGGTACACGCCATGAACACCGAACTTGAGCAGCGGCCCACCTCCACCGGCATGAAGCTGCGCCTGATCTGGCGGCCCTCCCGCAAGGCACCGGCCGGACTGGCACAGGCGCGGGCACGGCTGCGCCAGTCCGCCGACGCCTGGGCGGCCGAGGACCGGGCGGCGGTCGGCGAGTTTCTGCAAGTCCAGATTGCCCGCGCGCAGGCCGAAAACGCCACAGGCAGCTGGCTGGAAGTGCTCACCACCGCGCTCGACTACCGCGCCTGGCACGAATTCGGCATCGAACGCCACCAGCACGGCACATGGGTGCCCGCCACCGGGCCCGCCTCCGGCGGCGAACGCGTCCTGGCCGTCTCCGTACCCCTGTTCGCCGCCGCCTCCGCTCACTACGCCACCGCCGCTCCACACGCCCCGCGCCTGGTCACCCTGGACGAAGCCTTCGCCGGCGTCGACGACGACTCCCGCGCCAAGTGCCTGGGCCTGCTCCACGCCTTCGACCTGGACGTGGTGATGACCAGCGAGCGTGAATGGGCCTGCTACCCGCAAGTGCCCGGCATCGCCATCGCGCAGCTCTCCCGCGTCGACGACATCGCCGCGGTCCTGGTGACCCGCTGGCAGTGGGACGGCGCCGAGCGGGCACGGGCCCCCGAACCCGACCGCCGCCTGGCGACGGTCCTCGCACCGGCACACTCCCCCGGAGAGCCCGAGCCCACCCCCACCGAGAACCCCGCACCCGGCCAGGACGCCCTGTGGGCCTGA